A single genomic interval of Magnetospirillum sp. 15-1 harbors:
- a CDS encoding dihydropteroate synthase encodes MSKQWTIIGERINPGFKSTRALFETKDIAGIQALAVKQAEAGARYLNVNTGMAGEKDHGFARAVVEGIQEAVSVPLSFDSASMTLQTVYLSTYDADRAGGAKPMINSIAETHLGMLELLAIRPCRIIVMASERLEDGAGRRNTKADEVVAVARRIVEHTDRASIPHEDIVIDVSISAMAADSEGLTRMALDAIRVIGSDPDLKGVHITGGLSNIGQQLPAKAANGADLKHALECAFLTLATPLGFDTILGTPWKDYRFLPDDDYVMGVFRDVLERSGLDALRQVRRLYRA; translated from the coding sequence GTGAGCAAGCAGTGGACCATCATCGGCGAACGGATCAATCCGGGCTTCAAGAGCACGCGAGCCCTGTTCGAAACCAAGGATATCGCCGGCATTCAGGCCCTGGCCGTGAAGCAGGCCGAGGCGGGCGCCCGCTACCTCAACGTCAACACCGGAATGGCGGGGGAAAAGGACCACGGCTTCGCCCGGGCGGTGGTCGAGGGCATCCAGGAGGCGGTCTCCGTGCCCCTGTCGTTCGATTCGGCATCGATGACGCTGCAGACCGTCTATCTCTCCACCTATGACGCCGACCGGGCCGGCGGCGCCAAGCCGATGATCAACTCCATCGCCGAAACCCATCTCGGCATGCTGGAGCTTCTCGCCATCCGCCCCTGCAGGATCATCGTCATGGCCTCGGAACGGCTGGAGGACGGCGCCGGACGACGCAACACCAAGGCCGACGAGGTGGTGGCCGTCGCCCGGCGGATAGTGGAACACACCGACCGCGCCAGTATTCCCCACGAGGACATCGTCATCGACGTCTCCATCAGCGCCATGGCCGCCGACAGCGAAGGGCTGACCCGCATGGCGCTCGACGCCATCCGGGTGATCGGCAGCGATCCGGACCTAAAGGGGGTGCACATCACCGGCGGCCTGTCCAACATCGGCCAGCAACTGCCGGCCAAGGCGGCCAACGGCGCCGACCTGAAGCATGCGCTGGAATGCGCCTTCCTGACCCTGGCCACGCCGCTGGGCTTCGATACCATCCTGGGCACGCCGTGGAAGGATTACCGCTTCCTGCCCGACGACGACTATGTGATGGGGGTGTTCCGCGACGTCCTTGAGCGTTCCGGCCTGGACGCGCTGCGCCAGGTCAGAAGGCTCTACCGGGCATGA
- a CDS encoding MarR family transcriptional regulator: MPEPLHLEALLTFRLSSIADTLERAANQVYGRRWDLSLTAWRTLAILAQHEPTTAQNISRRSHIDKGWISRSVARLEERGLLLRVPNDKDNRSQLLSLTDAGRDLVARIAPLSRQRNEALLSVLSPEEAESFLRCLELVQRRADAMLDDDDPG, from the coding sequence ATGCCCGAACCCCTCCATCTTGAAGCCCTGCTGACCTTCAGATTGTCGAGTATCGCCGACACCCTGGAGCGCGCGGCCAACCAAGTTTACGGCCGCCGCTGGGACCTCAGCCTCACCGCCTGGCGAACGCTCGCCATCCTGGCCCAGCACGAGCCGACCACCGCCCAGAACATCAGCCGGCGCTCGCATATCGACAAGGGCTGGATCAGCCGTTCGGTCGCCCGGCTGGAAGAACGCGGCCTGTTGCTGCGTGTGCCGAACGACAAGGATAACCGGAGCCAGCTGCTCAGTCTGACCGATGCGGGGCGCGATCTGGTGGCCCGGATCGCGCCGCTGTCGCGCCAGCGCAACGAGGCGTTGCTGTCGGTGTTGAGCCCCGAGGAGGCGGAGAGCTTCCTGCGTTGCCTGGAGTTGGTCCAGCGCCGGGCCGACGCCATGCTGGACGACGACGACCCGGGCTGA
- the bluB gene encoding 5,6-dimethylbenzimidazole synthase, whose product MDAQSSLLPAAPMPAAERDAVYRAMLTRRDTRGEFLPDPIPDEVLSRVLIAAHHAPSVGFMQPWSFVVVRDREVRGRVHDAFLKAHAEAAEMFPEDKRDVYRSLKLEGILESPVNICVTCDRDRAGPVVIGRTHIRTMDLYSSVCAVQNLWLAARAEGLGLGWVSIFDNTEVQEILNIPKGIIPVAYLCLGRVRGYHPKPELESAGWRPRLPLETLLHFDGWGRQEEGGVLTECVRQDQDAVGKGTFVPV is encoded by the coding sequence ATGGATGCCCAAAGCTCTCTTTTGCCTGCCGCTCCCATGCCCGCCGCCGAGCGGGACGCCGTCTACCGGGCCATGCTGACGCGCCGCGACACGCGGGGCGAATTCCTGCCCGACCCCATCCCGGACGAGGTCTTGAGCCGGGTGCTGATCGCCGCCCACCATGCGCCCTCCGTCGGCTTCATGCAGCCGTGGAGCTTCGTCGTGGTGCGCGACCGGGAGGTCCGGGGCCGCGTCCATGACGCCTTCCTCAAGGCGCATGCCGAGGCGGCGGAGATGTTCCCCGAGGACAAGCGGGACGTCTACCGCTCGCTGAAGCTGGAGGGGATTCTCGAGTCGCCCGTCAACATTTGCGTCACCTGCGATCGCGACCGCGCCGGTCCGGTGGTGATCGGCCGGACCCATATCCGCACCATGGACCTCTACAGCAGCGTCTGCGCGGTGCAGAACCTGTGGCTGGCGGCGCGCGCCGAGGGACTCGGCCTCGGCTGGGTCAGTATCTTCGACAACACCGAGGTGCAGGAAATCCTGAACATCCCCAAGGGGATCATTCCGGTGGCCTATCTGTGTCTCGGCCGGGTGCGGGGCTACCACCCCAAGCCGGAACTGGAAAGCGCCGGCTGGCGGCCCCGTCTGCCCCTGGAGACGCTGCTGCACTTCGACGGCTGGGGCCGGCAGGAGGAGGGTGGCGTCCTGACGGAATGTGTGCGCCAGGACCAGGATGCGGTCGGCAAGGGAACATTCGTTCCCGTCTAG
- a CDS encoding ABC transporter substrate-binding protein, whose protein sequence is MRRTRLTAIVLALILALAGHQPARAADDIKIGVFLSVTGVMSLMGDPEKRTLDMLVDKINAEGGIMGRNIQMILYDDGSEPEKATTFVKRLIDNDKVDIILGGSGTPTSMAVLNLIERAEMPYISMGGGVGIVDPVRKWVFKVPPTDRMAADRVLAELKARGLTKLAILSENVGFGKSGHDHTVALASRHGVEVVADEVYSPKDPDVTPQLTKIRATPGVQALFIFGSGNGPAVATKNIRQIGFNLPTYQSPGVASREFLRLVGTAADGMRLAAGALIVAEQLPADNPQRPVVVTFKRMFEERNKPQDVSTLAGHGWDALMIAIEAMKRAGGTDKAKVRDEIERTRGFIGTAGVVNMSPADHLGLGDDAYHMIEVKNGDWELSDHKYLK, encoded by the coding sequence ATGAGACGGACACGACTGACCGCCATTGTGCTGGCGCTGATCCTGGCCCTGGCGGGCCACCAGCCGGCGCGGGCCGCCGACGACATCAAGATCGGCGTATTCCTGTCGGTGACCGGGGTGATGTCCCTGATGGGCGACCCGGAGAAGCGAACCCTGGACATGCTGGTGGACAAGATCAACGCCGAGGGCGGGATCATGGGCCGCAATATCCAGATGATCCTCTACGACGACGGATCCGAGCCGGAAAAGGCCACCACCTTCGTCAAGCGGCTGATCGACAACGACAAGGTGGACATCATTCTGGGCGGGTCGGGCACGCCGACCAGCATGGCGGTCCTCAATCTGATAGAGCGGGCCGAGATGCCCTACATCTCCATGGGCGGCGGCGTCGGCATCGTCGATCCGGTGCGCAAATGGGTGTTCAAGGTGCCGCCCACCGACCGCATGGCGGCCGACAGGGTCCTGGCCGAACTCAAGGCACGGGGCCTGACCAAGCTGGCGATCCTGTCCGAGAACGTCGGTTTCGGAAAATCAGGCCATGACCATACCGTCGCCCTGGCTTCCCGGCATGGCGTCGAGGTCGTCGCCGACGAGGTCTACTCGCCCAAGGACCCGGACGTCACCCCGCAGCTCACCAAGATCCGGGCCACGCCGGGCGTACAGGCTCTGTTCATCTTCGGATCGGGCAACGGCCCGGCGGTGGCGACCAAGAATATCCGCCAGATCGGCTTCAACCTGCCCACCTACCAGTCGCCCGGCGTGGCGTCGCGGGAATTCCTGCGCCTGGTAGGAACCGCCGCCGACGGCATGCGGCTGGCGGCCGGGGCACTGATCGTCGCCGAGCAACTGCCGGCCGACAACCCGCAGCGGCCGGTGGTGGTCACCTTCAAGCGCATGTTCGAGGAACGCAACAAGCCCCAGGACGTCAGCACCCTGGCCGGTCACGGCTGGGACGCCCTGATGATCGCCATCGAGGCCATGAAGCGGGCCGGCGGTACCGACAAGGCCAAGGTCCGCGACGAGATCGAGAGGACCAGAGGCTTCATCGGTACGGCGGGCGTGGTCAACATGTCGCCCGCCGATCACCTGGGCCTGGGCGACGACGCCTATCACATGATCGAGGTGAAGAACGGCGACTGGGAACTGAGCGACCACAAATATCTGAAGTAA
- a CDS encoding ASKHA domain-containing protein, whose translation MNIRLAFEPSGIATAALAGETLLEAARRAGVRIGAACGGRGRCRACGVRIEGRVDEPTASDLEVFSDGELSGGWRRACQSRVVGDARVHVPPRSAAAAIARGQEDGAGHIPMAEPVAESGLGLAVDLGTTNLAAALIDLATGRVVATGAAENPQGIFGADVISRGGRALRVPGAPAELQRLAAGAITELAGALSGGRPEDIGQVAVVGNSVMSHLLLGLPVDTLVKVPYQPAVAEAQDLPAASVGIGVASDARLHVGSNIAGFVGSDHVAALLEVLQAPPPGRWALLDIGTNTEISLFDGHRLASASCPSGPAFEGGMLSCGMRAAAGAVERTRVTGDGLILTTIGGEAPVGLCGSGVLSLLAELCRGGLVDGKGRLGLGHPAIRERGETRAVVLASEEETGGLPVLFTQADIRNVQLAKASIRAGLDLLLDSAGLVAGNLDHLIVAGAFGKYIDLNDATTIGMLPVLPAGRLSQVGNAAGAGARRMLACHRERRRACELARRARYLELASRPDFQKRFIQAMAM comes from the coding sequence ATGAACATCCGGCTGGCCTTCGAGCCTTCGGGCATCGCGACGGCCGCCCTGGCCGGCGAGACGCTGCTGGAAGCGGCCCGCCGCGCCGGGGTGCGCATCGGCGCCGCCTGCGGCGGCCGGGGGCGCTGCCGGGCCTGCGGCGTCCGGATCGAGGGACGGGTGGACGAGCCGACGGCCTCGGATCTCGAGGTGTTCTCGGACGGCGAACTGTCGGGCGGGTGGCGCCGGGCCTGCCAGTCCAGGGTGGTCGGCGATGCCCGCGTGCACGTGCCGCCCCGCAGCGCCGCCGCCGCCATCGCCCGTGGCCAGGAGGACGGCGCCGGTCACATTCCCATGGCCGAGCCGGTGGCCGAATCCGGCCTGGGGCTGGCCGTCGACCTGGGCACCACCAATCTGGCCGCCGCCCTGATCGATCTGGCCACCGGCCGCGTGGTGGCGACCGGCGCGGCCGAGAACCCGCAAGGTATCTTCGGTGCCGACGTCATCAGTCGCGGCGGCCGGGCCTTGCGGGTTCCCGGCGCCCCGGCCGAGCTGCAGCGCCTGGCCGCCGGGGCGATCACCGAGCTGGCCGGCGCGCTCTCCGGCGGCCGGCCGGAGGATATCGGCCAGGTGGCCGTGGTCGGCAACTCGGTGATGAGCCACCTGCTGCTGGGTCTGCCGGTGGACACCCTGGTGAAGGTTCCCTACCAGCCGGCGGTGGCCGAGGCCCAGGACCTGCCGGCGGCCTCGGTGGGAATCGGGGTGGCATCCGATGCCCGCCTCCATGTGGGCTCCAACATCGCCGGCTTCGTCGGCAGCGACCATGTAGCCGCCCTGCTGGAAGTGCTTCAGGCTCCGCCGCCGGGACGCTGGGCGTTGCTGGACATCGGCACCAATACCGAGATTTCGCTGTTCGACGGCCATCGGCTGGCCAGCGCCTCCTGCCCGTCCGGCCCCGCCTTCGAGGGCGGCATGCTCAGTTGCGGCATGCGGGCGGCGGCCGGTGCCGTGGAACGGACCAGGGTCACCGGCGACGGCCTGATCCTCACCACCATCGGCGGCGAAGCCCCCGTGGGGCTGTGCGGGTCGGGGGTGCTGTCACTGTTGGCCGAACTGTGCCGCGGCGGTCTGGTGGATGGCAAGGGGCGGCTGGGCCTCGGCCATCCCGCCATCCGCGAGCGGGGCGAAACCCGCGCCGTGGTGCTGGCGTCGGAGGAGGAGACCGGTGGCCTGCCGGTGCTGTTCACCCAGGCCGACATCCGCAACGTGCAACTGGCCAAGGCGTCGATCCGCGCCGGGCTGGACCTGCTGCTGGACAGCGCGGGCCTGGTGGCCGGCAACCTGGACCACCTGATCGTCGCCGGGGCCTTCGGCAAGTACATCGACCTGAACGACGCCACCACCATCGGCATGCTGCCCGTCCTGCCGGCCGGGCGGCTGTCCCAGGTGGGCAACGCCGCCGGGGCCGGAGCCAGACGCATGCTGGCCTGCCACCGGGAACGGCGCCGGGCGTGCGAACTGGCCCGCCGGGCCCGCTATCTGGAACTGGCGTCGCGGCCCGATTTCCAAAAACGCTTCATCCAGGCCATGGCCATGTGA
- a CDS encoding methylenetetrahydrofolate reductase C-terminal domain-containing protein gives MSSTPRRLMLTLVRRTAAVLGRGRLERPLGWAERVLKKRLFGCRMCGQCALDATGLGCPMRCPKGLRNGPCGGVRSDGTCELDAAMPCAWKDIWSRLGERLPERQPLLDHRRAGRSAWLAEALDAKPAAPELPPDRPLPAGRLAAKLAAGEFVVTAEIGPGTAADGSALLAQAERLGQWVDAINVTDGSAAHCALSSMAAAALLSRAGHVAVMQMTCRDRNRIALQNDLLGAAALGIENVVCLTGDGVLAGDHPEAKPVFDLDAVALVATAKTLRDGGRFLSGRALAVPPGYFIGAVDNPFAPPETARVQRLAAKVAAGAQFVQTQYVFDLEAFALYMERIRAAGLHRRCHIIAGVGLVPSARTARWLAHKVPGVRIPDTVVTRLEQAADPLAEASALAVELISALRRIEGVAGVHLMFHHHLEKVAEVVEAAGLTRDRSGRREVA, from the coding sequence ATGTCTTCCACCCCGCGCCGCCTGATGCTGACCCTGGTCCGCCGGACGGCGGCGGTCCTGGGGCGCGGGCGCCTGGAACGGCCCCTGGGCTGGGCCGAGCGGGTCTTGAAGAAACGCCTGTTCGGTTGCCGGATGTGCGGTCAGTGCGCCCTGGACGCCACCGGGCTGGGCTGTCCCATGCGCTGTCCCAAGGGCTTGCGCAACGGCCCCTGCGGCGGCGTGCGCTCGGACGGCACCTGCGAGTTGGATGCCGCCATGCCCTGCGCCTGGAAGGACATCTGGAGCCGCCTGGGCGAACGGCTGCCCGAGCGCCAGCCGCTGCTCGACCACCGCCGGGCCGGGCGCTCCGCCTGGCTGGCCGAGGCCCTGGACGCCAAGCCCGCCGCCCCGGAACTGCCGCCGGACCGCCCCCTGCCCGCCGGGCGGCTGGCCGCCAAATTGGCTGCCGGCGAGTTCGTGGTCACCGCCGAGATCGGACCGGGCACCGCCGCCGACGGCTCGGCCCTGCTGGCCCAGGCGGAACGGCTGGGCCAATGGGTGGACGCCATCAACGTCACCGACGGCTCGGCGGCCCATTGCGCCCTGTCCAGCATGGCCGCCGCCGCCCTGCTGAGCCGCGCCGGCCACGTGGCGGTGATGCAGATGACCTGCCGCGACCGCAACCGCATCGCGCTGCAGAACGACCTGCTGGGCGCCGCCGCCCTGGGGATCGAAAACGTGGTCTGCCTGACCGGCGACGGCGTGCTGGCGGGCGACCATCCCGAGGCCAAGCCGGTCTTCGACCTGGACGCCGTCGCCCTGGTCGCCACCGCCAAGACGCTGCGCGATGGCGGGCGCTTCCTGTCGGGGCGGGCGCTGGCCGTGCCGCCCGGTTACTTCATCGGGGCGGTGGACAATCCCTTCGCGCCGCCCGAGACGGCCCGCGTCCAGCGCCTCGCCGCCAAGGTGGCGGCCGGGGCGCAATTCGTCCAGACCCAGTACGTCTTCGACCTGGAGGCCTTCGCCCTCTACATGGAGCGCATCCGCGCCGCCGGACTGCACCGCCGCTGCCACATCATCGCCGGCGTCGGCCTGGTGCCGTCGGCCCGCACCGCCCGCTGGCTGGCTCACAAGGTGCCGGGCGTGCGTATTCCGGATACCGTCGTCACCCGCCTGGAGCAGGCCGCCGACCCGCTGGCCGAGGCTTCGGCCCTGGCGGTGGAGCTGATCTCCGCCCTGCGCCGCATCGAGGGTGTGGCGGGGGTGCACCTGATGTTCCACCACCATCTGGAAAAGGTGGCCGAGGTGGTCGAGGCCGCCGGGCTGACCCGGGATCGCTCCGGCCGACGGGAGGTGGCGTGA
- a CDS encoding amidohydrolase family protein — protein sequence MTAGPHRRLTVRAYFDGERIVGGGPWAIIHDGAAILGIERAEGAVDAAFAMPSLVDAHVHVFLDGGELDAVRRKAAMAADDDAVLDVARANAERAWQAGITVLRDAGDPRGVNHAIREELAAARHPVALRSPGPALHRPGRYGSFLGRAVAHDGDIAAIVDELCDHVDDIKVLLTGVIDFASGQVKGQPQFDEAAARAVVGAARRRGRPAFAHCNGPEGLRVAIAAGFDSIEHGYLMDEESLRAMAGDGVAWTPTLAPVAAQRRLDPAVSGFGPDILACLDGILARHADSIARAAQLGVPLYAGSDAGGQGVPHGGGLIDEILLMAAAGAPMETLLRGATSLPRRRWGLDGGEIRPGAPADLVLLPVSPMDEAAALGRVRHWRHEDSRDGLDGVGVKRGAKNQPTTKGEET from the coding sequence ATGACCGCCGGACCGCACCGGCGCCTGACCGTTCGAGCCTATTTCGACGGCGAGCGGATCGTCGGCGGCGGCCCCTGGGCGATCATCCACGACGGCGCCGCCATCCTGGGCATCGAGCGAGCCGAAGGCGCGGTCGATGCCGCCTTCGCCATGCCCAGCCTGGTGGATGCCCATGTCCACGTCTTCCTGGACGGCGGCGAATTGGACGCCGTGCGCCGCAAGGCGGCCATGGCGGCCGACGACGATGCCGTCCTCGACGTGGCGCGGGCCAACGCCGAGCGGGCGTGGCAGGCCGGCATCACCGTCCTGCGCGACGCCGGCGACCCGCGCGGCGTCAACCACGCCATCCGCGAGGAGCTGGCCGCCGCCCGCCATCCGGTGGCCCTACGCTCGCCGGGGCCGGCGCTGCACCGGCCCGGACGCTATGGCTCCTTCCTCGGCCGGGCGGTGGCCCATGACGGCGACATCGCCGCCATCGTCGACGAATTGTGCGACCATGTGGATGACATCAAGGTCCTGCTGACCGGAGTGATCGACTTCGCGTCGGGGCAGGTCAAGGGCCAACCGCAGTTCGACGAGGCCGCCGCCCGCGCCGTCGTCGGCGCCGCCCGCCGGCGCGGCCGCCCCGCCTTCGCCCACTGCAACGGGCCGGAAGGACTGAGGGTGGCCATCGCCGCCGGCTTTGATTCCATCGAGCACGGCTACCTGATGGACGAGGAATCGCTGCGCGCCATGGCCGGCGACGGCGTCGCCTGGACCCCGACCCTGGCCCCGGTGGCGGCGCAGCGCCGCCTGGACCCGGCCGTCAGCGGCTTCGGTCCCGACATCCTGGCCTGTCTGGACGGCATCCTGGCCCGTCACGCCGACTCCATCGCCCGGGCCGCGCAACTGGGCGTGCCCCTTTACGCCGGGTCCGATGCCGGAGGCCAGGGCGTTCCCCACGGCGGCGGCCTGATCGACGAGATCCTGCTGATGGCGGCGGCCGGCGCTCCCATGGAAACGCTGCTGCGGGGCGCCACCAGCCTGCCGCGCCGACGCTGGGGGCTGGACGGTGGCGAAATCCGCCCAGGCGCCCCCGCCGACCTGGTGCTGCTGCCGGTCTCGCCCATGGACGAGGCCGCAGCGCTCGGCCGGGTCCGCCACTGGCGGCATGAGGATTCCAGGGACGGCCTGGATGGAGTGGGTGTGAAACGAGGCGCGAAAAATCAGCCGACCACGAAGGGGGAGGAAACATGA
- a CDS encoding IS5 family transposase, whose product MGCPTGNVGRSRPDRRLAAYDRQHHCPRAQPSRWRKRGTHKEGFGRSRGGFTSKIHARADGQGRPLGFKLTGGEVSDYQAVEDLMALPTATPRMLLADKGYDGDAVRENLLFHGILPVIPPRSNRSQPIACNFLRYKDRNRIERMFNRLKQFRRIATRYDKTAKSFLGFLHLAAAKLWLPAFVNRT is encoded by the coding sequence GTGGGATGCCCTACTGGAAACGTTGGTCGATCTCGGCCTGACCGACGATTGGCAGCATATGATCGACAGCACCATTGTCCGAGGGCACAGCCAAGCCGCTGGCGCAAAAGGGGGACTCATAAGGAAGGCTTTGGTCGAAGCCGCGGCGGCTTTACGAGCAAAATCCACGCCCGCGCAGACGGTCAGGGACGCCCTCTTGGCTTCAAGCTGACCGGCGGCGAAGTCTCGGATTATCAGGCGGTCGAAGACCTGATGGCGTTGCCGACCGCCACCCCGCGCATGCTGCTGGCCGACAAGGGCTATGACGGCGACGCCGTGCGCGAGAACCTGCTCTTTCACGGCATCCTGCCGGTCATCCCGCCCCGGTCCAATCGCTCCCAGCCCATTGCATGCAACTTCCTGCGATACAAGGATCGCAATCGCATCGAGCGCATGTTTAATCGCCTCAAGCAGTTCCGACGCATCGCCACCCGCTACGACAAGACCGCCAAATCCTTTCTTGGATTCCTGCATCTCGCCGCTGCCAAACTATGGCTACCGGCCTTTGTCAACAGGACCTAA
- a CDS encoding MarR family winged helix-turn-helix transcriptional regulator, giving the protein MPEALLDTGENDALPIYGNPGHLARRLHQIAVSIFLNETQDFGITPVQFASLTVIKAFPGVDQRSLARMIAFDRSTIGDVVIRLEKKGLLERREGKDRRIKSLFITEAGDTMLAELGEPVRRFQRTLLEPLSEGEQLIFRYLLHKLVNQNNELSRVPLELL; this is encoded by the coding sequence ATGCCGGAGGCGCTGCTGGATACGGGCGAGAACGACGCCCTGCCGATCTACGGCAATCCCGGACATCTGGCCCGGCGGCTCCATCAGATCGCCGTGTCGATCTTCCTGAACGAGACCCAGGACTTTGGCATCACGCCGGTCCAGTTCGCCTCGCTGACCGTGATCAAGGCATTTCCCGGCGTCGACCAGCGGTCGCTGGCGCGCATGATCGCCTTCGACCGCTCGACCATCGGCGATGTGGTGATCCGGCTGGAAAAGAAGGGCCTGCTGGAGCGGCGCGAGGGCAAGGATCGCCGCATCAAGTCCCTGTTCATCACCGAGGCCGGCGATACCATGCTGGCGGAGCTGGGCGAGCCGGTGCGGCGTTTCCAGCGCACCTTGCTGGAGCCGCTCTCCGAGGGCGAGCAGCTGATCTTCCGCTATTTGCTGCACAAGCTCGTCAACCAGAACAACGAGCTGAGCCGGGTTCCGCTGGAACTCCTGTGA
- a CDS encoding cobalamin-dependent protein (Presence of a B(12) (cobalamin)-binding domain implies dependence on cobalamin itself, in one of its several forms, or in some unusual lineages, dependence on a cobalamin-like analog.) — MALNEAALVNAIADMDEDAALRLSREALDQGFDPQRILDLCRAAMDIVGARFEKNEYFLPELMMAGEMLEQIGAMVKPLLMDDSDGEAAGPVVLIGTVAGDLHDIGKNIVTFMLEVNGFKVVDLGIDVPIQTFVDTVRDLKPAVIGLSGFLTLAFDAMKDTVAAIEQAGLRDGLKIMIGGGQVDETVRSYTGADAFGLNAMAAVSLCQGWIGTAKAA; from the coding sequence ATGGCCTTGAATGAGGCGGCCCTGGTGAACGCCATTGCCGACATGGACGAAGACGCGGCCCTTCGCCTGTCGCGCGAAGCCCTGGATCAGGGCTTCGACCCCCAGCGCATTCTTGATCTTTGCCGCGCCGCCATGGATATCGTCGGCGCCCGGTTCGAGAAGAACGAGTACTTCCTGCCCGAACTGATGATGGCGGGCGAAATGCTCGAGCAGATCGGCGCCATGGTGAAGCCCCTGCTGATGGACGACAGTGACGGCGAAGCCGCGGGACCGGTGGTGCTGATCGGCACCGTGGCTGGCGATCTGCACGACATCGGCAAGAATATCGTGACCTTCATGCTGGAGGTGAACGGCTTCAAGGTGGTGGACCTCGGCATCGACGTGCCGATCCAGACCTTCGTCGACACGGTCCGTGACTTGAAGCCGGCGGTGATCGGGCTTTCCGGCTTCCTCACCCTCGCCTTCGACGCCATGAAGGATACCGTTGCCGCCATCGAGCAGGCGGGCCTGCGCGACGGACTCAAGATCATGATCGGCGGCGGCCAGGTGGACGAGACCGTCCGCAGCTATACCGGCGCCGACGCCTTCGGATTGAACGCCATGGCCGCCGTCTCCCTGTGCCAGGGGTGGATCGGCACGGCCAAGGCCGCCTGA
- a CDS encoding uroporphyrinogen decarboxylase family protein — protein sequence MIASPAQTPEAKVAYDARWQRVMDCVNLKQPDRLPIGMQPTFWLAKYGNITCRQLMYDYDKTAEIAARAIQEFEPDCHSPMFLATASGRALEALDFKQLQWPGHGVGDNQPFQYLDAEYMKGDEYAEYLEDPTGYYFRRYLPRVAGVFEGFEELPSFSSLYYTRLVLGMRAFARPKVRQALERVMKAAEESERLFNLHIAFEERMAALGYPASYMYSSISPYDYIADYFRGAKQIMTDLFRRKDKLLEMLDKVRISITRSTIEAVRASGNPFVFIPTHWAPDTFMSEQQFTTYWWPPFRQMLIDLIDAGIIPIPMWESDCTKRLEHIADIPAGKCIYWFERTDMVKAFEVLGDVVALRGNLSPSMMTTGTPAEVDAAVKHLVDNVFNKGGKLILDCAFGIPDETPVENVRAMFGAARRYGG from the coding sequence ATGATCGCTTCCCCCGCCCAGACTCCCGAGGCCAAGGTCGCCTACGACGCCCGCTGGCAGCGGGTGATGGATTGCGTCAACCTGAAGCAGCCCGACCGCCTGCCCATCGGCATGCAGCCCACCTTCTGGCTGGCCAAGTACGGCAACATCACCTGCCGCCAGCTGATGTACGACTACGACAAGACGGCGGAGATCGCGGCTCGGGCCATTCAGGAATTCGAGCCCGACTGCCACAGCCCGATGTTCCTGGCCACCGCCTCGGGCCGGGCGCTGGAGGCGCTGGATTTCAAGCAGTTGCAATGGCCGGGGCACGGCGTCGGCGACAACCAGCCCTTCCAGTATCTGGACGCCGAGTACATGAAGGGCGACGAGTACGCCGAATACCTGGAGGACCCCACCGGCTATTATTTCCGCCGTTATCTGCCCCGAGTGGCCGGCGTGTTCGAGGGCTTCGAGGAACTGCCGTCCTTTTCCAGCCTCTACTATACCCGGCTGGTGCTGGGCATGCGCGCCTTCGCCCGGCCCAAGGTCCGCCAGGCGCTGGAACGGGTGATGAAGGCCGCCGAGGAATCGGAACGCCTGTTCAACCTGCACATCGCCTTCGAAGAGCGCATGGCCGCCCTGGGCTACCCGGCGTCCTACATGTATTCGTCCATCTCCCCCTACGACTACATCGCCGACTATTTTCGGGGCGCCAAGCAGATCATGACCGATCTGTTCCGGCGCAAGGACAAGTTGCTGGAAATGCTGGACAAGGTTCGCATCTCCATCACCCGCAGCACCATCGAGGCGGTGCGGGCCAGCGGCAATCCCTTCGTCTTCATCCCCACCCACTGGGCTCCCGACACGTTCATGTCGGAGCAGCAATTCACCACCTATTGGTGGCCGCCCTTCCGGCAGATGCTGATCGATCTGATCGACGCCGGCATCATTCCCATTCCCATGTGGGAATCCGACTGCACCAAACGGCTGGAGCACATCGCCGACATCCCGGCCGGCAAGTGCATCTACTGGTTCGAGCGCACCGACATGGTCAAGGCGTTCGAGGTGCTGGGCGACGTGGTGGCGCTGCGCGGCAACCTGTCGCCGTCCATGATGACCACCGGCACTCCCGCCGAGGTGGATGCCGCCGTCAAGCACCTGGTCGACAACGTCTTCAACAAGGGCGGCAAGCTGATCCTGGATTGCGCCTTCGGTATTCCCGACGAAACGCCGGTCGAGAATGTGCGCGCCATGTTCGGCGCCGCCCGCCGGTACGGCGGCTGA